One region of Myxococcus stipitatus genomic DNA includes:
- a CDS encoding peptidyl-prolyl cis-trans isomerase, with protein sequence MEPSPTPSDGSAIVARFEGGVLTEAQVLRESQRLPPQLREKFETGPGRQSFVRSLVDKRLLVLEAERQGFTRDEDLRRQVRELEERLSIEALLAAEARKVAPPSEAEARAFYESHVDRFAEPERLRVARVLAAVPAGSSRSVWAQARQRAEGFHRRLSAKEAVEKVAAAGEGPERLRGGELGLLTRDALGDDAQQKAILALTKPGAVSPVVETRDGAAVLILLERRPARVPPFEEVRAAVLGQMKPGAQRKVLDQLLERLRAAGSVRLEERGSPDGGTSTRR encoded by the coding sequence GTGGAGCCGTCTCCCACGCCCTCGGATGGCAGTGCCATTGTCGCGCGCTTCGAGGGCGGCGTGTTGACCGAGGCGCAGGTGCTCCGCGAGAGCCAGCGACTCCCGCCTCAGCTGCGCGAGAAGTTCGAGACCGGTCCGGGACGTCAGTCCTTTGTTCGGTCCTTGGTGGACAAGCGTCTCCTGGTCCTGGAGGCCGAGCGTCAGGGGTTCACCCGGGACGAGGATCTTCGTCGGCAGGTGCGGGAGCTGGAGGAGCGGCTCTCCATCGAAGCGCTGCTGGCCGCCGAGGCGCGCAAGGTCGCGCCTCCGTCCGAAGCCGAGGCGCGTGCCTTCTATGAGTCGCACGTGGATCGGTTCGCGGAGCCGGAGCGCCTCCGGGTGGCCCGAGTCCTGGCGGCGGTGCCCGCGGGAAGCTCCCGGTCTGTCTGGGCCCAGGCCCGACAGCGCGCGGAAGGGTTCCACCGGCGGCTGAGCGCCAAAGAGGCGGTGGAGAAGGTGGCCGCCGCGGGAGAGGGCCCCGAGCGCCTGCGCGGAGGCGAGCTGGGCCTGTTGACCCGGGACGCGCTGGGAGACGACGCCCAGCAGAAGGCCATCCTCGCGCTGACGAAGCCGGGCGCCGTGTCGCCCGTCGTGGAGACCCGGGACGGAGCCGCGGTCTTGATCCTGCTCGAGCGCAGGCCGGCGCGTGTTCCTCCGTTCGAAGAGGTCCGCGCCGCGGTGCTGGGGCAGATGAAGCCCGGCGCTCAGCGCAAGGTGCTGGACCAGCTGCTCGAGCGCCTGCGGGCGGCGGGCTCGGTGAGATTGGAAGAGCGCGGTTCGCCCGACGGTGGGACGTCGACGCGGCGCTGA
- the sppA gene encoding signal peptide peptidase SppA, which produces MLRLPFIALANLLLLLRTLLGAPFRMLAARDRPAYVRFRLTGEPTYRERRRPRFSLGGERPEPADVTSLERFSEALALLAKDPKVKGIFLEFEGLGMSAAKREALVALLADFRARGKRVVAWAVMVDSDTYAVMCAADEVLLPPMGRLELVGYAAESSSLGEGLSRLGIRPQFVRRGDYKTAPELFTLPELSDIQRRTVESFLDERYGALVDAVAKGRGKTPEVVRTLIDQGPYSAQRALAAGLVDGLVSESDLPRHLGLVKADADADDETELEPLETYLGTLPFPPVRWKRLWRRPRLALVPVTGIIVPGKGNPGGRMATSEAVVKALRAAGRDKRAKAIVLHVTSPGGAAIASEEMLEVVQRVARKKPVLAYMDQVCASAGYMVALGAKELWSAPHAVVGSIGVFAGKFDVSGLLAKLGIRRTLLTRGANAGLLSFSRGFTEGERAALEADVEEMYQSFLGHVAKARGRTKEEIHALAEGRVYSGLRARDAGLVDRIGSFEEACRHALSLAKVPAGDFELKTYGGAARRISLLKLLMGAAHPQTYVFCPWSWSLMGGEREALEALDQRVEPWMRGLFEKRGEE; this is translated from the coding sequence ATGCTGCGCCTGCCCTTCATCGCCCTCGCCAACCTCCTGTTGCTGCTGCGCACCCTGCTGGGCGCGCCCTTCCGGATGCTCGCCGCCCGCGACCGCCCCGCCTACGTGCGGTTCCGGCTGACGGGGGAGCCCACGTACCGGGAGCGGCGCCGGCCCCGGTTCTCCCTGGGGGGCGAGCGCCCGGAGCCGGCCGATGTCACCTCGCTGGAGCGCTTCTCGGAGGCGTTGGCGCTCCTGGCGAAGGACCCGAAGGTGAAGGGCATCTTCCTGGAGTTCGAGGGGCTGGGGATGTCGGCCGCGAAGCGCGAGGCGCTGGTGGCGCTGCTGGCGGACTTCCGGGCCCGGGGCAAGCGGGTGGTGGCCTGGGCGGTGATGGTGGACTCGGACACCTACGCGGTGATGTGCGCGGCGGACGAGGTGCTCCTGCCGCCCATGGGCCGGTTGGAGCTGGTGGGCTACGCGGCGGAGTCCTCTTCGCTGGGGGAGGGGCTTTCGCGCCTGGGCATCCGGCCGCAGTTCGTGCGGCGGGGCGACTACAAGACGGCGCCGGAGCTGTTCACGCTCCCGGAGCTGTCGGACATCCAGCGGCGCACGGTGGAGTCGTTCCTGGACGAGCGCTACGGGGCGCTGGTGGACGCGGTGGCGAAGGGGCGGGGCAAGACGCCCGAGGTCGTCCGGACGCTCATCGACCAGGGGCCCTATAGCGCCCAGCGGGCGCTCGCCGCGGGGCTGGTGGACGGCCTGGTGAGCGAGTCGGACCTGCCCAGGCACCTGGGGTTGGTGAAGGCGGACGCGGACGCGGACGACGAGACGGAGCTGGAGCCGCTGGAGACGTACCTGGGCACGCTGCCCTTCCCGCCGGTGCGTTGGAAGCGGCTTTGGCGCCGTCCCCGGCTGGCCCTGGTGCCCGTGACGGGCATCATCGTGCCGGGGAAGGGGAACCCGGGTGGGCGGATGGCGACGTCGGAGGCGGTGGTGAAGGCGCTGCGCGCGGCGGGGCGGGACAAGCGGGCCAAGGCCATCGTGTTGCATGTGACGAGCCCCGGCGGCGCGGCGATTGCCTCCGAGGAGATGCTGGAGGTGGTGCAGCGGGTGGCGCGCAAGAAGCCGGTGCTGGCGTACATGGACCAGGTCTGCGCGAGCGCGGGGTACATGGTGGCGCTGGGGGCGAAGGAGCTGTGGAGCGCGCCGCACGCGGTGGTGGGCTCCATCGGCGTGTTCGCGGGGAAGTTCGACGTCTCGGGGCTGCTGGCGAAGCTGGGCATCCGCCGGACGCTGCTGACGCGCGGGGCGAACGCGGGGCTGTTGTCCTTCTCGCGAGGGTTCACGGAGGGAGAGCGCGCCGCGTTGGAGGCAGATGTCGAGGAGATGTACCAGTCCTTCCTGGGGCACGTGGCGAAGGCGCGAGGGCGGACGAAGGAGGAGATCCATGCCCTGGCGGAGGGCCGGGTGTACTCGGGGCTGCGCGCCCGGGACGCGGGCCTGGTGGATCGGATCGGCTCCTTCGAGGAAGCCTGCCGTCATGCGCTGTCGCTGGCGAAGGTCCCGGCCGGTGACTTCGAGCTGAAGACCTATGGCGGCGCGGCGCGGCGCATTTCCTTGCTCAAATTGCTCATGGGCGCCGCCCATCCCCAGACGTATGTCTTCTGTCCCTGGTCCTGGAGCCTGATGGGTGGGGAGCGGGAGGCGCTGGAGGCGCTCGACCAGCGCGTGGAGCCTTGGATGCGGGGGCTCTTCGAGAAGCGCGGAGAAGAGTAG
- the rtcA gene encoding RNA 3'-terminal phosphate cyclase: MSGKQEPGDGLVRLDGSEGEGGGQILRSALSLSLITGRPFHLSHLRARRQPSGLRPQHLACVRGAEALGGLSEGASVGASELSFTPQPVRAGDYLLEVGTAGSTPLLFQCLVYPLALAGGGRLTLRGGTHLPHSPSFHYLATVWQPVARAYGLPVQLTMPQAGFYPEGAGEIVADVGAPQEPPRLVELPARGMLREVHVASFVGGLPFGIAERQSRAAVLALRERGVLAEAENRPLPVGRSMGTVTFVLAQFEHTIAGFTSLGERGRPAEDVGREAGEALARFMETGGALDEHLADQILLPAALLASGRLGAATPGTTRFTAARVTDHLTTHARVLERFLPVRIRVDAAGAIEVTPA; encoded by the coding sequence ATGAGCGGCAAGCAGGAGCCCGGGGACGGGCTGGTTCGGCTCGATGGCAGCGAGGGCGAGGGGGGAGGGCAGATCCTCCGCTCGGCGCTCTCGCTGTCGCTCATCACCGGCCGGCCATTCCACCTCTCCCACCTGCGGGCGCGCCGCCAGCCGAGCGGCTTGCGGCCGCAGCACCTGGCCTGCGTGCGGGGCGCGGAGGCGCTGGGCGGCCTCAGCGAGGGCGCGAGCGTGGGGGCTTCCGAGCTCTCCTTCACGCCGCAGCCGGTGCGCGCCGGGGACTACCTGCTGGAGGTGGGGACCGCCGGCAGCACGCCGTTGTTGTTCCAATGCCTCGTCTATCCGCTGGCGCTCGCGGGCGGGGGGCGGCTCACGCTCCGGGGCGGCACCCACCTGCCGCACAGCCCCAGCTTCCATTACCTCGCCACGGTGTGGCAGCCGGTGGCCCGGGCGTATGGCCTGCCGGTGCAACTCACGATGCCGCAGGCGGGCTTCTATCCGGAGGGCGCGGGGGAGATCGTCGCGGACGTGGGGGCGCCCCAGGAGCCGCCTCGCCTGGTGGAGCTGCCCGCGCGAGGCATGCTGCGCGAGGTCCACGTCGCGTCGTTCGTGGGGGGGCTGCCCTTCGGCATCGCCGAGCGGCAGTCTCGCGCGGCGGTGCTGGCGCTGCGGGAGCGGGGCGTGCTGGCCGAGGCGGAGAATCGGCCCCTGCCGGTCGGCCGCTCGATGGGCACGGTGACGTTCGTGCTGGCGCAGTTCGAGCACACCATCGCGGGCTTCACCTCGCTGGGCGAGCGGGGGCGGCCGGCCGAGGACGTGGGGCGAGAGGCGGGGGAGGCGCTGGCGCGGTTCATGGAGACCGGAGGGGCGCTGGACGAGCACCTCGCGGATCAGATCCTGTTGCCCGCGGCGCTGCTGGCTTCGGGGCGACTGGGGGCGGCTACGCCGGGCACCACGCGCTTCACGGCGGCCCGTGTCACCGACCACCTGACGACGCACGCTCGGGTCCTGGAGCGCTTCCTGCCGGTGCGCATCCGGGTCGACGCGGCGGGCGCCATCGAGGTCACCCCGGCCTGA